The genomic window TTTAAACATGCATGATGTACTTTTAATCTGATCAAGAGCACTCCAATCCGAAAGGCAATGGCCTCCCTTACAATGCTCACTGAATGGGCCATTTGAATCGAGAGGAACGCTGGGTCTTTCCATAAAAGAGTATGGCTCCAAGAATATTACTCAACAACATCAAGTGTGAAGCCATCCTTTGGGTCACCGTCGGGGCAAAGAAATTGGGAGCCATCATACTGGGAGGGTAACCGTTTTTCATTTAGGATGTGTAACTTAAACTCTATTCTCTCTTAGTTAATATATGAGGCAAATCCTTTGCCTCAGTTTCGAAAAAAAATCATCTCAAATTACGGGAGTAGTATATCTGAAATAGTCGGCATACATACCTAAATGATCTGTCCCCGCAAGAGAACCAGTCTGAATTTTGAGATGACCAACCTGTCTGCATATATAGCTAGCTGTAGCTTCGGTTTCCCAAAGTCATTTCCTCCACCATGTCCTCATACATCAGGCCATTTCAGCCCGGAGAGGCCGTGGCTCCGTGCTGCAGCACAACGACGCTGCTCAGCGCGTTGGCGGCATCCTTCGCCTGCTGCTtcttcctcgtcgtcatcttcctcTGCCTGCGCTTCCTCCACCTTCGCCGCACGCGGCGCCACAGCGCACAGCCCCTGCAAGGGCAGCCCCAGGCCCCACAGCCGAAGCACGGCCTCGACGCCGCCACCATCGCGCTCTTCCCGTCCTTTCCGTACCGGCGGGACAGCTCGGCATCGGCGCCGGACGAGTGCGCCGTGTGCCTCAGCGCGGTCGACGAGGGGGAGACGGTGAGGCAGCTCCCGAGCTGCAAGCACCTGTTCCACCAAGAGTGCGTCGACGTCTGGCTCCTCTCCAACGCGTCGTGCCCGGTCTGCCGTGGGAAGGTCGAGCGGGCCGCGGGCGCCGCCGCCGATCAGCGCGAGAGAGCCGCGGCATCAGCAGCCGTCGTGCCAATTGAGATGATGGACGATGAAACGCTGTCTCCGTCGCCGTCGACGTCAGAGCCGTCCGTGCCGGAGCGGCCGGGCTGGTTTGGGCGAGCCTCCGGCTCCCGCTCCGGCCAGGAAACGGACTTGGAGCGGCAATAGCAGTCATTGCCCGGGGAGTCCAGCACTCCTAGATATGATTGCGCGATCTGCTGAACTAGGTTCGTCATTTGTATATGCAGATTGCAGAGAGCTTGCTGGCAGCACGCATTCTATTCGGTCGGAGTAAACGATCAGGATTGCGACCCTAACTTGCACGCACACTTGtccattttattttgctctgtgTTACTTTGCTTCACAAATGACTAAACCAGTAAAAAAAATATTGCTCACCACTGCGGGCCCAAACTGTATTTCAAAAATAATGAAGATTGGTGATAGTCCTTCCTCCTAGCCTTGAGCGACCCCGAACTGTATTTCATCATCCATATTGGGCACTGGAATACCTTTGGAGTTGCAGAATCCTTGGACCTCATCAAAAAGACTCCCAACCACTATCTCTCATGGTAGCCAACCGGAGTTTAACGTCATGAATTAATTCCAGGGCAAGCACAATATTTGTTTCCTTTCTTTGCAAGAGTTGTGAAAGCTCATTTGTTAGACCAAACAACTTTAGCATAATAAGCCCCAAAACAAAAGCAAATTGGAAGCACTCCATCTTTTCTATTCAACCTGCAGCATGCCTCGGATTACGCCCTTTTGCATCAACTGTGCTAAGAACTTCTATGATGTGAACACCATCTAGTATCTCCTTGTCTAGCAAGGCTAGTCTGTTGATGCGAGCCTCTTTTTGTAAATATTTCACCCATCTCAAGCCCTTCCAAAGTATTTTTGTCAATTGTGTGTTTCGACGACAGGCGAAGCAATGGCCGTGGAAAGCATGATATTTTTCATGTAGAATGTATCTTTGCAAACAATTAAATTCATCTCTCATGTTTCAAGCTGCGTCATATGCTTTTTTTTTACCCGCGCTGCATCATATGCTTGCCCTCATAGGCTTGAAATTGACAACTTGTAAAGATTAAGATGCATTACAAGAGCTAACTTTGGTGCCCAAGATGTAGTATCTTTGATGTGGTGTAGACAAATAAATCGTTCCACAACCTTCCACGTTGCATTACAGTATTTTTTTTGTTACCCATAAAAAAAGAATTAATACTTTGTGTTtctagaaatgaaattcagcttgcGGAGCATTCCCTGTGTCTTTGATGAATAATCACAACCCTCCGATTATGTCCTGGAACATCAGAGGCTTCAATGCGCCGGCCAGACGCACGACTGTGAATGAGGTAGTGCTGGCAAATAAGTTGGGCATCCTATGCCTGCAAGAAACCAAGATCGAGGAATGGTCACCTCAATTAGCCAGAGAAATTGGTGGATCATCTCTAGAGGGTTGTGCGGTCCTGCCGGCAGTAGGATCAAGAGGGGGGCTGGCCATTTTTTGGAACGAGTCGATCCTAAAAGTGGAAACCCAGGCGGTTGGCCAATTCTCTCTGACGGCCAAAGTGACGCTGCTACTGTCATCTGAGGTTTTCTGGCTCACAAACGTTTACGGACCGGTGGAAGACAGTGAAAAAGAGAGCTTCTTTCAGGAGATGACTAACACCGCTCCCCCGACAAACCAACCATGGCTCATCTATGGAGATTTCAACAACATTTACGAAGCACGGGACAAGAACAACTGCAAGATAAACAGGTGTTTGATGGGCAAGTTCAGAAATGCGATTGATCGCGTGGGCCTGAAGGAGATCAAATGCAAAAACAGACGATACACTTGGTCAAATGAGCGTGCCCAACCAACAATGTGCAACATTGACAAATTTTTTTGCAACATTCCATGGGAGATGGAACACCAAGAGTATATGCTTATGGCTGCTTCGACATCCATCTCCGATCATTCCCTTTTGGTGCTTACTTGCGCGGCCTCCCCGCCTAGAGCCGCCAAGTTCAGATTTGAGCACTTTTGGCCTAGGTTTCCTCGGTTCCAGGAAACGGTGCAGCGGGCATGGCAACGCCCAGTTAACCACTCATGCCCTTTCGTCCGCATCAAGGTCAAGATGATGAGAGTGGCAACGGATCTAAAGGTGTGGAGTAGGTCTCTTTTCAGTAATGCAAGGCTGAAACTGCACATCGCTTTAGAGGTGGTTCTCAGGCTGGATGTGGCTCAGGAAAGCAGGCGGCTTTCGGACCAGGAGATCGCCCTTCGCAAAATGCTCAAGCAGAGAATCTTGGGTTTTGCGGCCATTGAAAGAACATGCAAGCGCCAGGCTTCGCGTATCACTTGGCTGCGTTCTGGAGATGCGAGCACGAAGCTTTTTCATGCAAAAATGGTGTCCAGAAGGAGGAAGAATTTTGTGCATGCTCTGTCCCAAGGAAATCGCATTGCCTCCTCCCATGAGGACAAAGCGGACCTCGTCCACGATCACTTCTCCGGGCTGCTGGGCACAAGGAAAAACCGTTCTAGCACCATCAACTGGGAGATGTTGAACCTGCCGCAAGTTCAGGGTGACAGCATAGATCTGCCTTTCACCGAAGAGGAGGTGTGGAAGGCCATCAAAGCATCGCTAGTGGAGAAGGCGCCAGGCCCCGACGGGTTTTCGGGAGGGTTTTTCAGATCCTGCTGGTCGATAATCAAGGAGGATGTGAtgagggtttttgacaagttctaCCACCTGGACAGAACGAACGCTGAGGCAATCAACACTGCTATGATCGTGCTCTTGCCAAAGAAAGAGGGGGCATCAGAGATCGGCCACTACCGACCGATTAGCTTGATCCACTCAATAGGAAAGCTGCTGGCAAAAGTGCTCACACTTCTGCTAGCAGGTGTGCTGCAGGGCATCGTCTCGCCCGCCCAAAGTGCTTTTCAGAGAAAAAAGAGCATCCAGGACTCTTACTTATATGTTCAGAACTGCGTCCGCTCTCTCCATCGTAGTAAGAAACCTGCACTGCTAGTTAAGATAGACATAGCTAGGGCTTTCGACTCCGTAGCCTGGGACTACTTGCTAGAACTTCTTCAGAGGCTAGGTTTTAGCGTAAGATGGCGTGACTGGATCGCCATTCTCCTATCCTCCTCATCGTCATCCTGTCTTCTGAACGGCGTGCTGGGGAAGTCCTTCCTGCATGCGTGCGGCCTTCGCCAGGGGGACCCGCTCTCGCCGCTGCTGTTCATCCTAGCAATAGACCCGTTGCATCGCCTCCTACAAGCTGCAACAGAGCAAGGTATTCTGCACACTCTCCCGAATAGGAAAATCACGACAAGGGTTAGTCTCTACGCGGACGGCACGATTCTTTTCGCAAACCCAACTAGACAGGTGTTTGACAACCTCATGGGCCTACTGGCTCTCTTCGGCGATGCCACGGGTCTGAAAATCAAACCGGACAAAACCTGTGTCATCCCAATCCGATGCAAAGACATAGACCTTCAGATTGTGCTGCAAAACTTCACGGGCAAGATCGTAGGTTTCTCACTGACGTATCTAGGTCTCCCGATCACCATCTCCAGGCTGCGCATCGTGCACCTTCAGTTCATCCTAGATAGGATCCGCACACGCCTTGCAGGATGGAAAGGCCGTTTGTTATCCATCGCCGGCCGGAGGGTTTTGGTCAGGAGTGTTCTGACGGCGTTGCCAACATACGCGCTGTCCGTTCTCAGGGCGCCTGTCAAGCTTCTCAAGGACATTGACAAGGTGCGTAGACGCTTCCTTTGGGCGGGAGAGGAGGAGCTGACCGGCGGAAAATGCAAAGTTAGCTGGCAGCAAGTGTGCTCGCCGGTACAGCATGGAGGCTTGGGCATCCTGAACATGACCAAATTCAGCCGTGCTCTCTGGCTAAGATGGTTATGGCTGTCTTGGCAGCAGCCCTGCCGGCCATGGGTTGGCACACCGGTGCCATGCGACGAGAAGGACCACAAGCTCTTCAACCAGGCAATAAGAGTCACCATCGGAGACGGAGCCACGGCATCTTTCTGGCAAAACTCTTGGCTGGATATTGGACCCCTCAAACAAGCGTTCCCAGCCCTGTATGCTCACTCCCGGCGAAAGAACAGATCGGTGGCTGCTGCCATGGCGGATCACACTTGGGTAAACGATCTTAGACATGGCGACCATGCAGAAATAGTTGTTGACTTCCTCTCCCTCTGGCGACTGCTGGCGGCCCAAAATGTGACCCTAACAGCTGGTTCCGCAGACTCGATCACATGGACTCAAAGCAGCTCAGGGCAGTACATGGCAAGTTCAGCATACATCATTCAATTTCAAACACCTGCAAGCAATGAGCTCTAGACTGCCATCTGGAAGCCATGGGCACCCGGGAAGATGAAGATCTTCTCCTGGCTTCTGCACCTTGATAGATTGTGGTGCAATGATAGGCTGCAGCGCCGGGGTTGGCCAAATGGATATTTCTGCCCCCTGTGCATCAGGCACCTCGAAACATCGGTTCATCTATTCTGGGAATGCAACTTGGCAAGGGAAACTTGGAGGAGGATGGCCACCAGGAACGGCTGCGGCCCTCTGAACCCTGGTTTTTAGAACAACACGGGAAATTCATCGCAAAGGGTGCAACGATGCCTGCAGATGTTTGCAAATGAGAAGACTCGAAGAGCCGCGGCATCCATCATCATGCTCACCTGCTGGGAGATATGGAAGGAGAGAAATGATTGCATTTTCAAGGGGAAAATTGCATCAGCTAAAGATATACTCAGCCGGATAGCGCGATCGCTGGATCTCTGGAGTGTTGCGAGGCCAAAGAGTGTAGAGTCCCTTTTAGGGCCCCCGACTGGGAGATTTTAGGATTATATGGTTTTGCTGCCTTAGGGCAGGGTGTCGACATATCTTCTGTAACCCGTTTTCAAACTTTTCTCCTCTGCTAAATCAATGAAATGCCAGCAGGTGCTGGGTCTTTCATAAAAAAAGAATTAATTAATAAATTATGGATGAATGGAGAATTGAAATATATAAATGAAACCAAAAGACAAAAGACACTTAATAAACTCAACATTGATGTCATTGTTACTTTACAGATATATTGCGTGGCTTACCAATAAGAAC from Triticum aestivum cultivar Chinese Spring chromosome 3B, IWGSC CS RefSeq v2.1, whole genome shotgun sequence includes these protein-coding regions:
- the LOC123067428 gene encoding RING-H2 finger protein ATL39-like, which encodes MSSYIRPFQPGEAVAPCCSTTTLLSALAASFACCFFLVVIFLCLRFLHLRRTRRHSAQPLQGQPQAPQPKHGLDAATIALFPSFPYRRDSSASAPDECAVCLSAVDEGETVRQLPSCKHLFHQECVDVWLLSNASCPVCRGKVERAAGAAADQRERAAASAAVVPIEMMDDETLSPSPSTSEPSVPERPGWFGRASGSRSGQETDLERQ